From Candidatus Brocadia sinica JPN1, a single genomic window includes:
- a CDS encoding muconolactone Delta-isomerase, protein MNMLFLLKVEIKQMPQMPVKDFLGYVIKEWEYFSRFQRRGKILAGGKLAGRRGAAAIIDAESNEEMEEIVAKLPLFPFFTDIEITPLVPMEKALLDTKRIHSLMQ, encoded by the coding sequence ATGAATATGTTATTCCTCTTAAAGGTAGAGATAAAACAGATGCCTCAGATGCCGGTAAAGGACTTTCTGGGATATGTGATAAAGGAGTGGGAATACTTTTCACGTTTCCAACGGCGGGGAAAGATTCTGGCCGGGGGCAAACTGGCAGGCAGGCGGGGGGCTGCGGCTATTATTGACGCCGAGTCCAACGAAGAAATGGAAGAAATCGTCGCAAAACTCCCCCTCTTCCCGTTTTTTACGGACATAGAGATTACTCCACTGGTACCCATGGAAAAGGCCCTGCTGGACACCAAGAGGATTCATTCCCTTATGCAATAG